A window of Planctomycetia bacterium genomic DNA:
CGTTGAATCGCGCAAGGTACTGGAAGACAGAATGACCAAACTCTCTGCAGAATTAGATGGCAAGCCAGTTCCCAGGCCGGAACATTGGGGCGGCTATATTCTGATCCCGGAATCGATTGAATTCTGGCAGGGAAGACCGAGCAGACTGCATGATCGGCTGCGATATCGAAAAGTCAACAACCGTTGGTTGATGGAAAGGCTCAGTCCATGATTGTCATTCTGCTGTCTCTTCTATCTCAGATGGAGCTTTCATGAAAGCTACCTGTCCGCACTGCGCTGAGCGATTTTCCATCAGCGCCGAAATGGTCGGCAAAAAAGCCAAGTGCGGGCAGTGCAGCCACGTTTTTGTCATACCTGAATCAACACAGGTACCGGCTGATGCATCAACTGTCGCCCCAGCAAGTGCTACGCAACAAGCCTGGCACAGTTTGTATCTCGCTGCCTTGGCGGTATTAATGTTGCTGTTTCGTGGGCAACAGGGTGGCATGGTGTTGAGTCTGATTTTTGCCATAGCAATCGAAACAGCAGCCATCTGGATGACAGTACGTGGATTGAGAATCGCAATCAAATTAACTCCGGCAACAGAGCCGTTGAGTTTGGCCAGAACAGCATTTCTGGTGAATGCCATTTTGATTGGTCTACTTGGGCTCTCGGTGGTATTGACGCTCTACACTCTGATTTCAGGACGGGGTGGCGCCGGTGGCCTGGGAGATTTCAAGCAGATTTTTGATTCTGTCAACCAGGTTAACAAGATGTTGCCTCAATAAGGGTGTATCAGTTGTCTTCAACTCCAGAGTTTATTCGTCCGGCGATTCGTTCCATGCAAGGCTATCAGCCTGGAGAACAGCCACAGGGTAAGAACGACGTAATCAAACTGAATACCAATGAAAATCCTTATCCACCTTCGCCCAGGGTAATCGAAGCCATTCAGCGGGCATTACAAGGCGACATCCTCCGCAAGTACCCCGATCCACTTGGCTGGAAATTCCGACATGCAGCAGCCAAAGTGCTGGGGGTTGCAGCAGAGAACATTGTGATTG
This region includes:
- a CDS encoding zinc-ribbon domain-containing protein, with protein sequence MKATCPHCAERFSISAEMVGKKAKCGQCSHVFVIPESTQVPADASTVAPASATQQAWHSLYLAALAVLMLLFRGQQGGMVLSLIFAIAIETAAIWMTVRGLRIAIKLTPATEPLSLARTAFLVNAILIGLLGLSVVLTLYTLISGRGGAGGLGDFKQIFDSVNQVNKMLPQ